A section of the Primulina eburnea isolate SZY01 chromosome 1, ASM2296580v1, whole genome shotgun sequence genome encodes:
- the LOC140814798 gene encoding ATP-dependent 6-phosphofructokinase 5, chloroplastic, which produces MGVLTPAIKSWLILPKTTTRSDHELFPLGSLCPGKNTKRNGILKRIQVKSQLEKQASTAPSIDFSDPDWKSKYQKDFESRFSIPHITDVFPDAVAYPSTFCLKMRTPVSSDFLKGYPSDEEWHGYINNNDRVLLKVIRYSSTTSAGAECIDSDCTWVEQWVHRAGPREKIYFKPEEVKAAIVTCGGLCPGLNDVIRQIVITLEIYGVKKIVGIPFGYRGFSDIGLAEMPLSRKVVQNVHLSGGSLLGVSRGGPKVSEIVDSLKERGINMLFVLGGNGTHAGANAIHEECRQRQLKVAVVGVPKTIDNDILLMDKTFGFDTAVEEAQRAINSAYIEAHSAYRGIGIVKLMGRNSGFIAMQASLASGQIDVCLIPEVPFNLHGPHGILHHLEYLLETKGSAVVCVAEGAGQDLLEKTNATDASGNIVLGDIGVLIQQEVKKFFKGIGNPADVKFIDPTYMIRACRANASDGILCTVLGQNAVHGAFAGYSGITVGICNTHYVYFPIPEVIVQPRVVDPNSRMWHRCLTSTGQPDFI; this is translated from the exons ATGGGCGTTCTTACGCCGGCGATTAAATCGTGGTTGATTCTTCCGAAGACAACTACCCgctccgatcatgagctgttcCCTTTGGGGTCGCTGTGTCCGGGCAAGAATACGAAGCGGAATGGGATTTTAAAAAGGATTCAGGTGAAATCACAGCTTGAGAAGCAAGCATCTACCGCCCCGAGCATTGACTTCTCCGACCCGGATTGGAAGTCAAAGTACCAGAAGGACTTCGAATCGAGATTCAGCATTCCGCATATCACCGATGTGTTTCCCGACGCCGTTGCGTATCCCTCAACGTTTTGCCTCAAGATGAG GACTCCTGTGAGTTCTGATTTTCTGAAAGGTTATCCATCGGATGAGGAATGGCATGGGTATATCAACAACAATGACAGAGTATTGCTTAAG GTGATTCGTTATTCATCTACTACATCTGCAGGAGCGGAGTGCATCGACTCAGATTGTACATGGGTAGAGCAATG GGTTCACCGCGCTGGGCCCCGAGAAAAAATATACTTCAAACCCGAAGAAGTAAAAGCAGCAATTGTTACATGTGGGGGCCTTTGTCCTGGTCTCAATGATGTCATACGACAG ATAGTCATCACTCTCGAGATATATGGTGTGAAAAAGATCGTAGGGATCCCTTTTGGGTATCGCGGGTTTTCTGATATAGGTTTAGCTGAAATGCCG TTGTCACGGAAAGTGGTTCAGAATGTCCACCTCTCTGGAGGGAGCTTGCTAGGAGTATCTCGTGGAGGACCTAAAGTTAGTGAAATTGTGGACAGTTTGAAG GAAAGAGGAATCAATATGCTTTTTGTGCTAGGTGGAAATGGTACCCATGCTGGCGCCAATGCCATACATGAAGAG TGCCGCCAAAGACAATTAAAGGTGGCTGTTGTTGGTGTTCCGAAAACCATAGACAATGATATTCTGCTTATGGATAAAACATTTGGTTTTGATACAGCTGTTGAAGAAGCACAAAGAGCTATCAATTCGGCATATATTGAG GCACACAGTGCTTATCGTGGTATTGGGATTGTGAAATTGATGGGTCGTAACAGTGGATTTATTGCTATGCAAGCTTCTCTTGCTAGTGGACAAATTGATGTATGCTTGATTCCAGAG GTGCCATTTAATCTTCATGGACCTCATGGTATCTTACACCATTTAGAGTACCTTCTTGAGACGAAGGGATCTGCCGTTGTTTGTGTTGCAGAAGGAGCTGGGCAG GACCTTCTTGAAAAAACAAATGCTACAGATGCATCCGGAAACATCGTACTGGGAGATATTGGTGTCCTTATACAACAAGAG GTGAAGAAGTTCTTTAAAGGGATTGGAAATCCAGCGGATGTGAAGTTCATTGATCCCACCTACATGATCCGTGCATGCCGTGCAAATGCATCAGATGGAATCCTCTGCACTGTTCTTGGTCAAAATGCT GTTCATGGTGCATTTGCGGGGTACAGCGGCATCACCGTCGGAATATGCAACACTCATTATGTCTACTTTCCTATTCCTGAAGTAATCGTGCAGCCCAGAGTAGTCGACCCCAACAGTAGGATGTGGCATCGTTGTTTGACATCCACTGGCCAACCAGACTTCATCTAA